From one Streptomyces mobaraensis genomic stretch:
- a CDS encoding acyl-CoA carboxylase subunit epsilon, protein MTDTLVRVEKGTAGPEELAAVTAVLLARASAGSSASVPRPRRSAASWRRLERSGGFTAAHSWQG, encoded by the coding sequence ATGACTGACACGCTTGTTCGCGTCGAGAAGGGGACGGCCGGGCCGGAGGAGCTGGCCGCCGTCACGGCGGTGCTGCTCGCTCGGGCGTCCGCCGGGTCCTCGGCTTCCGTTCCCCGTCCGCGGCGGTCCGCGGCGTCCTGGCGCCGCCTGGAGCGCTCCGGCGGTTTCACCGCCGCCCACAGCTGGCAGGGCTGA